The following nucleotide sequence is from Synchiropus splendidus isolate RoL2022-P1 chromosome 1, RoL_Sspl_1.0, whole genome shotgun sequence.
ttttattttattttttcaccccTCATCTTCGCCAGTCACACAGTTTTGTGGTAGTTTGTGACCTACAGTATTGGAATTTCAGTGAGGCAAGTATTAATGTGGTGTAATAGAGTGTCCTATGACATCAACATGAAGGATTTTTGGAGGAATTTGAAGTATTGGGCTCTATGACGCTGGGAGGGACCTCTCATGCTCATCGGTTAATTTCCCGAGATTTTGTAAATATTCTCTCGACAGAGGACAGTGAGAAAGTAAAAGGTGAGTAGACCACTTCACATGCTTTATTTCAGCACccaaaataattaaaaacatcTTCGATTTATTATACATGTACAAAATAAGTACAGATTCTCTCTTTGCAATCAGGAAAGTGGCTCTGCTTCAGTTTTCacgaaaacctttttttttttttttgccaaagtatgacacaaacaaacaacattaaCATGGGTTCGGGAGGGGAGTGAATTGTGTGTTGATTGAATTGTACAAAAAAGTAATTGAGCGGGTTTGTTAGCACCAAAATTCGCAAGTGGTGAAGATACAGTCTGGTTATAGCACCGTCGGAGAAATCACTTTCATAGTGAGGTAGCCATCTTAGAGTTCCAAATGAAGGCGAGCGGCTTGTTATTTGCTGGTTCgtcttagttttttttatttaaaaactttATCACAAAGAGACACTTGACACtttttacaatttatttaaCACCAGGGGAAACGGTACAATCATGTGTTGTTGTTCTGAATGTCCTTCCGggttttttcttctcctcactcTCCGGGCGGgaatttatttagattttacaCAAGAATGCATCGATGGGAGTTTTTGTAAGTGTCCCTTATCGGTGAAAATCCCGATGCGCCGTCTTCAGCCGagtggttttgttttgggggTTAAGCAGCCAAATGAACGCAAAGATAGAGGGTTTAGAGATGACCGctagaaaaaacaacaacaatgtccatgtttttctctgttttacaAGAAGCAGACGGGACCGATTTCCACGCCAAACTCTTGATCTGGTCCACCAACATCCATAGGAGCAATGTCAATGATAGGCAGGCGGGATGTTTTCGTTGTCTTGTAGTCAATGACTGTCTTGCCCCAGGCGCCGGTGTGTGActgcagagagaagagggaggttAGTCAGGGAAAGATTgacggagaagaagaagaacaggccGACGACGTACCGTGCATCCATCCTCGCTGACACTGTATGTGAAGCGGCTGTTGCCCTCGGCTCTGATCTCAACGTCGTTGGATCCACCAAGAGTCATTGCCTTCTTCAGGTTGCCAGTAGCGGCATCCATGTAGGCAACGCTGTTCTTGCAGTGATAGGTGATGTTTTGAGAGGCCTGGTTGGACATCAAGCGCATGAAGGCCATCTGGATGCTGACATCCTCAGGATCGGCATCAGCGCTGCCATACTGGAACTATGGAGGAGGGAGATGAGGGTTAATCTGCTGTGTGGTTTTGCTTTGCGGTGCGGTCAGTGATGCTTCTCGCACCTGGAATCCACCCTGCATGGCCTCGCTGAACCAGATGGGCTTCTTCTCTCTGGGGTTCTTGCTGCGGTACCAGTTCTTCATGGGGATGGTGCTCTGAGTGGGGAAGAGGCAGGTCTCTCCAGTCTCCATGTTGCAGTGGACCTTGATGGCGTCAAGAGCGGAGCCCTGGTTGGGGTCAACCCAGTAGGTGCCTGGAACGGGCCACGACATATTAGAACTGATTCAGCTTTTGAACTGTGAGGTCATAGATCTGCACTCACCGCTCTTCCATTCAGGGTGGCACATTCTCAGGTCACGGCACATACGGGCTGGGCTCTTCTGGGTGCCATCAGGGCTGCGGATGCTCTCCACCTTCTGGGTCAGGGTCTTCAGAGTGGTGTCAACCTCATTGTCGCGGTCGCGAATGGCTGTGGGGTCATCGGCACGATAGTGGCCACCACGGAAGGGATCGGGAGCCTTCTCTTGGGCAGGTGCGCTGATGAAGTCAAATCCaccaccagcaggtccaggagCACCAGGGGGTCCGGGAGGTCCAGGAGGACCCTTAAATAGACAAAGACACACTTTAAAACTGGTCACCTTCAGAGAGGTCCAACAGTGTGTTTATAACTTACAGCAGGTCCCATCTCTCCGTTGCGTCCACGAGGTCCAGGGGGTCCCATGGGTCCAGGGTGTCCGTTCATGCCATCCTTACCAGGGGAGCCATTTGATCCAGCAGGTCCCTTGAAAGCAACAAATATTAGTAAACCACCTACAATGCAGTTATTCCTTCAAAGGATGGCACTCACTCTAGGTCCAGCAGGTCCAGAAACACCAGCAGGTCCTCTCTCTCCGGTAGTTCCCTGGAGACAGgttaaaataaacatgtgtCTATCTTATGTGTAGATTGCATCTCATAGCACAATTCAAGTTAAGATGCATGTCAAGTCCAGACTGACGGTCTACACACGTGTCACAAGTTCCTACAATGGCAGAAGCAGCTCCCACAAAAAGCTGTTGCAGGGTGTTGACATCACAAGACCGCTATAGATTTGGACGTTGTGTTCACACTGTCTTAGCAATGagttcaaaaggaaaaaaagggttTACTAACAGCAGGTCCGGGCAGTCCTTGCATGCCAGTGAATCCTCTGTGTCCCTTGTGGCCTCTCTCTCCAGCCTCACCGgcctctcctctgtctccctTAGCACCAGCAGGCCCCTAGACCAGAACAATTGGCGGTCATTCAGACTTCTCACTTCTACTCCAGATTTTGCATTTGTGTTAGGTTGGGAGTACGTACAGCAGGACCACGAACACCAGCAGGACCGGCGGGGCCAGCAGGACCAGCAGGACCCTGCGATGGAGAAAGCATGAGCAGATCATATCACAACAATAGGTGATTTTTGTTAAAAGGAAGTCTTACAGTCTCTCCACGATCACCACTCTTGCCAGATGGGCCAACCATACCAGGGGCTCCAGGAGCACCAGGGGGTCCAGGTGGTCCAGCCATACCAGTCTCACCACGGTCTCCCTATGAGAGCAAAGTACAACAATGTAAAACACGGGCCAATGCTGTCGATGATCTACATTAAAACCAGATGACAAGAAATATTCACCTTGGGGCCAGCAGCACCATCGCGACCAGGGGCACCATCGTGTCCCTGAGATCcctgtgaagaagaaagaaagttccaagtgagacttttttctTCAAAACACTGAAGTCAACCAGCAACTCACCTCACGACCAGCCTCTCCGGGGGCACCAGACAGTCCAGGGGGTCCAGCAGGTCCTGGGGGTCCACGCTCACCAACAGCACCGACTGATCCCTGCTTGCCGGGCTCACCCTACGCACAAACACAAACGCCCTTAGATTTTAGCAgccatttcttttttatgtcaTCTATGTTTCAAGATCCTGGTGAGCGTGAAACCAGTGAACTATTGGTTCCTCCAATGAGCACCTCACCTTaccataaataataaaaacagctaTGAGTAGTTTGTTGGGTAGGTTGTTTTTAAGCCTCTATCACCGCGTTTGTCCTCAAATTAGGACCTAGATGGACAAAATTCTTTATGTACTGTTTTACTTTATATCTTTACGAATACACATACATGAGGGCTCCATCACGATGGCTGACTCAGTCAAGTACTGGAGCATGTTGACAATACAGCCTTAATGCAAGAGGACCACTGTATTGATCAACCAATTGTTAACATATCCCAAGGAAATGTCCCTGGTTAAATAGTGTTTTTGAATCCAAATCACCTCTCAAAAGAGGAAAACTAACAGCACATTGGACAAGCAGTTGCAAAGGGAATTGAAATGGAaccatcacaacaacaacaacacaaacggACTGGTTACATGATTAACAGTATGCCTTCCTCTACGTCTTTGGCAAATATGGACCACAAACAGCTCTCAGTTTTTATCAGGCACTTTCCTCGTCATTCAGGACATCTTTCAGGCGATACTCACAGAAGGTCCGGGCAGACCAGGGAAACCACGCTCTCCGCGCTGTCCAGGAAGACCGACGATACCACGCTGTCCAGCAATACCTTGAGGTCCAGGGTTACCGGGGGCACCCTACATGGAAGGACATCGTGATGACTACTCCACCATATTAAAACTGGCAACGGTGGAATGCTGAGTTTTGACAACTCACAGGGGCTCCGTCAGCACCAGGAGAGCCCTTCTCACCAGTCACACCAGCAGGTCCGACACCGCCAACCTCACCAGGGCGGCCAGCAGCACCAGTCTCACCACGAGCGCCTCTGGGTCCATCTTTGCCAACAGGACCGCCAGGTCCAGGAGGTCCGGCAGCTCCCTGTAAGTGACGGCAGATATATTAAAATTACACAGCACAATGACTTCATCAGGTGAGGGTCTCATATAGTAACAACTACAAGAAGAGCTGACCCTGGGCGATATATATACGTCTAACTAATGTCTAGTTTATCTGACTAAGTACAGCATGAACCAAGCCTCCCTGACAGTTTTAATCCTTGAATACCAAAAAAACACTGACCTTTGgtctaagtaaaaaaaaagaatgttttagATTAAACTAAACATGACagcgaaaacaaaaaacatgtttgtgtcaAATAAAGCTCTCACAAAAGCAACTACACTCAGTAAACATGGGAAAAGGTTGGAGGTATAACTGGACCCCAATCTGTAGAACAATTCCTCATTATAGCGCGTAAACATGGACCCTAGCCCTCCTCAACAAGTCTCTTAGATAAAACTTACAGCAGGGCCGGGGGGTCCAACTCTGCCAGCAGGTCCAGGGAAACCAGTAGCACCCTGAAATCCGCCACAAATGGGGTTAGTGACGCCATACACATTTGCCGGACGTAGATCTTTGTAGATTTCAAAGTACTCACGGGAGATCCAACGCCACCACTGGCACCCTTGGCTCCAGGTGGACCAGCTGGTCCCTGTGGGCGCACAGCTCTCATATTAGGACATTGAACACCAGTGACAACCATTCAATGAACTGAAATGCCAAACTTCAAAGGCATTTTACTTCCAGTCAATGAGCATTACTGTAGCTATTGAACATATCAGATTGTCGTGAAGTTAATGTTTCAGATCTACCTGAGGTCCAGCTGCTCCGATAGGTCCAGATGGTCCAGGAGCACCAGCATCTCCCTTAGGTCCAGTATCACCATTCTCTCCCTTAGCACCAGGCTGACCGTCAGCACCCTGTGGTCGGATGACACAAGTGTTCATAGACAGAACACAAAACTTGGGAGGGAAGTATCTGAGGCGTATCTCACAGGAGGTCCAGCAAATCCGGCAGGTCCAGGTGGGCCAGACTCTCCACGCTCACCCTGATGGAGTCATCACAAAGCAGGCATTAAACACTGTCAATATTTGACTGAACTGCGGGAGACTGACAAGTGCAATCGATGCCAAGTCAGACGGTTTAAATCCATGCTTGGTAGTTCGAAGTACCTAAGTTTCTCTTAAATGGAATAATTCCCAGGTTTGTAAATTAGGTTTAGTAGTCATTATAAAACATTTCTAATTTCAGTGCCGATTTAGCATTGCGCTGTTTTTGATGAAATACGCAATACGTCAATCCTTTATGAATACTATTGAGTACTAGCAGAGTTATGGTGTAATGAAGTTAAACTGTGTTTGGTCCATAACTACACTTCTTTCAGGATAGTATgggaaacaataataattacaacgctgtgatgtgtgttttgatAACTTACAGGGGCACCACGAGGTCCACTAGGtccagcaacaccaacagcaccAGGCTCTCCCTAAAACCAGAACATAGTTACCCTCCAAATTTCTGTAAAACTAGGTGTTTTGAATCTGCTTGACAACTTCTAACCTTCTCTCCCTGACCACCAGGGGGTCCTGGGACTCCGATAGCACCGGTCAGACCACGAGCACCATCTTTTCCTGGACCACCATCGGATCCCTTGAGACCAGCTTCACCCTGAGATAGATTAGGAGTGAGTCCATTGTCTTCACACTCGCAAGGCTCGATCACTCTGGTACCAGCATGCTAACTTAATctgatttcttttttctgatcttctttgttttttttggcccaCCATTTAttacaaatgtattattttcgTTATTAGAATAGCAATGCAAATCTAAAACTTTACTGAAAAAGTTTAATTTGAATTCAAAGCTAGTGCGGTGGTTGAGACAATTttctgaaagctgaagagaacACCTTTACTTACTCTCTCTCCCTTGACGCCAGGCAGACCTGAGGCTCCACGCTCACCGGGCATTCCCTGCATACCAGGGGCTCCCATACCACCGGGGGCACCAGCAGCGCCAGGCTCTCCCTGTGAACCCACAAAGTCACCATTTTATTATTGTCTATTGCTCTAACTACTGCAATGACATGTGAAGCCAATCCAGGCAGAGAGTGTCAGTTTAAGTCCTGGACTCCACCCTCTATCATATCTAGTCCCAACTTGATCCACAGGATATACTTAAAAACAGGCACGTGCAAGCATTGAAGTAATCAACCACCAACTTTAGAGATCGTTCACACGTGACTTCACGGCGTCATAGCGGTCAGAGCATGTCCCCGTGGAACGTAAGGTGGCAGTCGCTGTAAGTCATTTGAGCCAGCTTGAAATATCAACTTAAAAAAGACCATCTAGAGTCTGTTTTGACAGCCATTAAACAATGCAAAAAGATCCTAATAAAGCGTAGCAATACTCTGAATGAAGGGCATGGCTGATCAGGAAATGATTCTCAACTCAAATAAATCTCCCGTcagattttaaaatacatttggtTGGGTTTAACTGACAAGAGAATTTAAGAATGGAGGttatcaataaaaatatatgaataagtagttgCACTTTTCTcttgcattgaaaaaaagtcTGGTCCCTGTGCACCACACGTCGCTGTTTTAAAATGTAGAACACAAAGTCCCAATGTGTTTTGGAGGTTGAAATTCTGGTTATGCTGATGCCTGAAATAAGTGCCCGAGCCCTCCTCTAGACAAAGACATGAGAAGAATGAAAATCTCTACTCCAGTCCAACTTGACTTGAAGGAGCCACTGTTTGTGCAGCTCCAATACAGAAGTCGCTTCTGTGCTGTTAGTGATGGAATAGAACCTTTAAGATCAGCACAACAAGTCCACTAGTAAACAAGTCCAAGTCTTTATGGTCTCTACGGTCGATTATGGACTTAAAAAGTCACCAAAATTCTCCAAGCCTCCAAGGCTGAGCTTCTTAATACCAGTAGTTCCACTTGCTCCAAGTCTATTGTGGTCTGGAAGACCTCAAGCTGGTTGTTAGCTTCCTcttgtcatttatttcacagCTGTGTAGCTGAGGAGTGTCTGACCTTGGGTCCTTCGTTTCCAGAGGCTCCATTCGCACCACGGGGACCAGTAGGACCAGCAATGCCAGGAGCACCACGCTCACCGGGGAAACCTCTTTCGCCCTGAAGGTGAAAAGGCAGAACATCAGTTCCATTCACTGAAGTGTCACCTACTACGGTTTATTTCAAACGAGGGGCAACTTACTCTTGGTCCAGATGGGCCAGGGGGTCCACCCTCACCAGGGGCACCCTGAACACAAAGGAGATGGTCAGTATGGATTCAATCAttcaagagaaaaacaaaaaaacaatgatggaGTTTCCTACCTGCTCGCCAGGCTTGCCAGTCTCACCAGTAACACCTTGGGGTCCAGGCAGACCCTACAGAATAACAAGTGAAGTTTCAAAAAGAGTTTGATCGTGTTACTAACAAAAAGTGGCAAGATCTGGAACACACCTGGAATCCGGGAGGTCCACCAGGTCCTTGCTCACCCTTCTCTCCTGCTGGTCCCTAAGCAGAAATACACAACAGTGAGAGATTTTGAAGGCAACACCAAAGAGCCTGTTATTAGAGAATGGAAGGAACTTCACTTACAGCGGGGCCAGAAGGTCCAGGAGCACCAACGTCACCGTCTTTACCAGGGGCACCCTGTCAAAAACGATTGTCAGGTTttgtggcatttaaaaaaaaatacatgtctgCCATATTTCAGGAGTACTTACAACAGagccaacagctccagc
It contains:
- the col1a1b gene encoding collagen, type I, alpha 1b, whose protein sequence is MFSFVDIRLALLLSATVLLARGQGEDDSPFGSCTLDGQLYNDKDVWKPEPCQICVCDSGTVMCDEVICEDTSDCADPIIPDGECCPICPDTEVPQIPDYETTNGAVGPKGDQGPVGPPGNDGIPGQPGQPGPPGPPGTPGLGGNFSPQMSYGDHSKASGPPVPGPMGPMGPRGPPGPSGSSGPQGFTGPAGEPGEPGASGPMGPRGPAGPLGKNGDDGEPGKPGRPGERGPAGPQGARGFPGTPGLPGIKGHRGFSGLDGAKGDAGPAGPKGEPGAPGENGVPGAMGARGLPGERGRPGAPGPAGARGNDGNSGPAGPPGPTGPAGPPGFPGGAGAKGESGPQGGRGNEGPQGARGEPGNPGPAGPAGPAGAPGSDGSAGAKGATGAAGIAGAPGFPGARGPAGGQGAVGAPGPKGNNGDPGPSGPKGEPGAKGEPGPGGVQGAPGPSGEEGKRGPRGEPGGAGPRGPPGERGAPGARGFPGADGGAGGKGAPGERGATGPMGSQGATGESGSPGAPGAPGAKGVTGSPGSPGADGKVGPAGVTGQDGRPGPPGPSGPRGQPGVMGFPGPKGTAGENGKGGERGPAGAVGSVGAPGKDGDVGAPGPSGPAGPAGEKGEQGPGGPPGFQGLPGPQGVTGETGKPGEQGAPGEGGPPGPSGPRGERGFPGERGAPGIAGPTGPRGANGASGNEGPKGEPGAAGAPGGMGAPGMQGMPGERGASGLPGVKGERGEAGLKGSDGGPGKDGARGLTGAIGVPGPPGGQGEKGEPGAVGVAGPSGPRGAPGERGESGPPGPAGFAGPPGADGQPGAKGENGDTGPKGDAGAPGPSGPIGAAGPQGPAGPPGAKGASGGVGSPGATGFPGPAGRVGPPGPAGAAGPPGPGGPVGKDGPRGARGETGAAGRPGEVGGVGPAGVTGEKGSPGADGAPGAPGNPGPQGIAGQRGIVGLPGQRGERGFPGLPGPSGEPGKQGSVGAVGERGPPGPAGPPGLSGAPGEAGREGSQGHDGAPGRDGAAGPKGDRGETGMAGPPGPPGAPGAPGMVGPSGKSGDRGETGPAGPAGPAGPAGVRGPAGPAGAKGDRGEAGEAGERGHKGHRGFTGMQGLPGPAGTTGERGPAGVSGPAGPRGPAGSNGSPGKDGMNGHPGPMGPPGPRGRNGEMGPAGPPGPPGPPGAPGPAGGGFDFISAPAQEKAPDPFRGGHYRADDPTAIRDRDNEVDTTLKTLTQKVESIRSPDGTQKSPARMCRDLRMCHPEWKSGTYWVDPNQGSALDAIKVHCNMETGETCLFPTQSTIPMKNWYRSKNPREKKPIWFSEAMQGGFQFQYGSADADPEDVSIQMAFMRLMSNQASQNITYHCKNSVAYMDAATGNLKKAMTLGGSNDVEIRAEGNSRFTYSVSEDGCTSHTGAWGKTVIDYKTTKTSRLPIIDIAPMDVGGPDQEFGVEIGPVCFL